A stretch of Oncorhynchus mykiss isolate Arlee chromosome 12, USDA_OmykA_1.1, whole genome shotgun sequence DNA encodes these proteins:
- the LOC110537886 gene encoding noggin-2-like, whose amino-acid sequence MGISPAALLYVIATIHLGVSQHFLRLRPSPSEHLPVPGLKEDPDPKYDPMKQDLAERTLKRKLGRNFDPVFMSINSPPVVENRTALEAQSRLMGPIPNQLKQLDLVTVGKKARRKFTQWLWAYTHCPVGYVWKDLGVRFWPRYVKEGQCLNERSCSFPAGMFCMPDKSVTKTFLRWYCQGFLQKKYCMWIQVQYPIISECKCSCVE is encoded by the coding sequence ATGGGGATTTCTCCGGCGGCTCTGCTCTATGTCATAGCGACCATCCACCTCGGTGTCTCTCAGCATTTTTTGCGTCTGCGCCCTTCGCCCAGCGAGCATCTCCCAGTGCCCGGTCTTAAAGAGGACCCTGACCCAAAATACGACCCGATGAAACAGGACCTGGCCGAACGGACACTGAAGAGGAAACTCGGGAGAAACTTTGACCCCGTCTTCATGTCAATCAACAGCCCCCCTGTTGTGGAGAACCGGACTGCCCTTGAAGCACAGTCCAGACTGATGGGACCTATTCCCAACCAGCTGAAACAGCTGGACCTGGTGACAGTGGGCAAGAAAGcccgtcggaagtttacacagtGGTTGTGGGCATACACGCACTGCCCCGTGGGCTATGTATGGAAGGACTTGGGCGTGAGGTTCTGGCCGCGTTACGTCAAGGAGGGACAGTGTCTGAATGAGCGCTCTTGTTCGTTCCCGGCGGGGATGTTTTGCATGCCCGACAAGTCAGTCACCAAGACATTCCTCCGCTGGTACTGCCAGGGCTTTCTCCAAAAGAAATACTGCATGTGGATACAGGTTCAATACCCCATCATATCCGAATGCAAGTGTTCCTGTGTAGAATAG